In the Populus trichocarpa isolate Nisqually-1 chromosome 1, P.trichocarpa_v4.1, whole genome shotgun sequence genome, ATCTTCTCCTTTTATTCTATTCTTTCTGTACtaattggtttctttttttgcattgattattattattattgattaacTGGGAGTTTGTGAAAGCTGAAAAAAGCTTGAAACTTTTGTGGTAGTTCTCAATCTATAAAGTGGGTGGCAACTAAGCAAAAATGGGGATCATAGAGAGGATTAAAGAAATCGAAGCAGAGATGGCTCGTACCCAGAAAAATAAAGCCACaggttttgtttatatttatttcattctaaaaaaatctcatgGGGCTCTTATTGGTATTTGATTTGAGTAATACATATTACAGAGTATCATCTTGGTCAGCTCAAGGCAAAGATAGCAAAGCTAAGGACACAATTATTGGAGCCTcctaaagtaattcaactttttttttaatatcgggatTGATAAATCCTGGATGTCTTCGTACCGAATTGCTTGCTATTTTGATGGATTGAATTTTCTTGAAACTTGTATGGTATTGTTTGGGCCAAAAAGGTGAAAATGTGAGCAAATTGTTTTCAACTTATTGTTCTCTTGCTGTTACTAGACTTTGAATCGATATTTGGTTTGTATTTTCACTGtcctttttcatctttgttGACCACTGTTTTACATCTGTCCAGGGCTTCGTTCTAATGGTTTCTGAATCAGGGTTCTAGTGGAGCTGGAGATGGTTTTGAAGTTACAAAATTTGGCCATGGACGTGTTGCACTTATTGGATTTCCAAGGTCTGCtgcctttttattattttcaaacatgtgCACATATGCCGAAAGAATTAAAGAGAAAACTGTTCTGTTGTGTCCTTTAATCTGCTGCCCACTCTCATTTCCATATGCATGCTTGTAAGCAAACTCAAAGCTGCTATGTGTGCAATGTATGTATGTAGGTTTGCACATTTGCACTTAAGTATAACCTAGACATGTTTACATGTTACATATGACAATGCCAGAAAGTGAAGTTGTCCTATTGTGGTTGCAGTGTGGGGAAGTCGACACTTTTAACAATGTTGACAGGCACACATTCAGAAGCTGCATCATATGAGTTCACAACACTTACCTGTATTCCTGGGATTATACATTATAATGATACCAAAATTCAGCTGCTTGACCTTCCTGGGATTATTGAAGGTGCTTCTGAAGGCAAGGGACGTGGGAGACAGGTAAAAGAAGGACCTGCttatttttctcctttcatAGGTTGCGAACATATGTCTATGTGACTGTTGATGAGGGTGAGATGCCATGTaagttcaaaaaagaaaataataataataaatagattgTCTTCATAGAGTGCTTTGGTGATCATTTGTTTGAATTTAACTCTTATATCTTTTCTTGTTTGGGTACATTGAAATAAGAAAACTTTGATgagattgctttttttttcttctcaggtTATTGCTGTTTCCAAGTCTTCAGACATAGTGTTGATGGTTCTTGATGCCTCAAAAGTAATTGTCTGCCTTTTCAGTGTTTTGGCTGCTGATCCCACTGATGAGTGGATATATATTGTTCACTTCTTTTAACTGGAAAAACACTTTTTGAGTATTTAATCTGTTTGCTAAATGGTGCAGAGTGAGGGTCATCGACAGATATTAACAAAGGAACTAGAATCGGTGGGTTTGCGCTTAAACAAGAAACCACCTCGAGTGAGTTTACatgtttagttttaatttaaattatctaCAACTACCTAAATGGTTACCTTGGCTTGTTAATTTATGAAGTAACTTGAAAGTCATATTGAAAATGATGTATACACCTTTTCCTCTTAAGTGGCATTGGTGCCTCCActagtgttttttacttgtccATGTTTTGGCATAATTAGGAAACCTCCTCTTGGTCAAACTTTGTATTATGTCAAACTATATTTCGAGTTAGTTATGATTTTGTGTGGCAGAGGTCAAACAGGTGCTTATTTTCTTTCAGTAGCTCTTAGGATTTATGGatcttgatttgtttaattttggctttgcatttctttttctctgcCAGATTtatttcaagaagaaaaaaacaggggGCATCTCTTTCAACAGCACTTTGCCTCTAACACATGTAGACGAGAAGCTTTGTTATCAGATTCTACACGAATACAAAATTCACAATGCAGAGGTACTTTCTACATTTTGCATATGacatttatagtttttctcGCCCCACAGTTAACAAAGTCATAGGATGCATGTTTTTGGTTTGATAGTTGATTAGACTAAGCAATTGTTTGGTACAGAACAGCTTTTACTGATAAGAATAGTGGAAGTAAAGAGACTTAAATGGGCGACTGGGAGTTGCTATTTTGCTCAATTGCCATTCCTTTACTTTTTCTGCGTGTGTTAACCACAAATTAGTGCTTTCCTTATATGTGACAAACACTCGTGTTAACCACTTTTGATAATAAAGGAATTAATGACTTCAATTGCCTACAATACAGAATGATTGTTTCTTTAACGctataaatgataatgaaaacttaaaaaatgatttcCTCTTGAGCTGAATGTTTTTCTTTGCTGCCTGTTTATGTTTAATCTTTGACTTTGGTGTTTTCTGGT is a window encoding:
- the LOC7478110 gene encoding developmentally-regulated G-protein 2 isoform X1, whose translation is MGIIERIKEIEAEMARTQKNKATEYHLGQLKAKIAKLRTQLLEPPKGSSGAGDGFEVTKFGHGRVALIGFPSVGKSTLLTMLTGTHSEAASYEFTTLTCIPGIIHYNDTKIQLLDLPGIIEGASEGKGRGRQVIAVSKSSDIVLMVLDASKSEGHRQILTKELESVGLRLNKKPPRIYFKKKKTGGISFNSTLPLTHVDEKLCYQILHEYKIHNAEVLFREDATVDDLIDVIEGNRKYMKCIYVYNKIDVIGIDDVDKLARQPNSVVISCNLKLNFDRLLAKMWEEMGLVRVYTKPQGQQPDFTDPVVLSTDRGGCMVEDFCNHIHRNLIKDVKYVLVWGTSARHHPQHCGLGHSLHDEDMVQIVKRKEKEEGGRGRFKSHSTDPARISDREKKAPLKT